The segment GGTGACGCCCTTTTCCTTCAGGAGGTTCACCATCTGCGGATTGTGGATGATGGGTCCCAGCGTGAAGACCTTTCCACCCGTCTCCCCGGCGGCCTTGAGGACCATCTTGATGGCGCGCTTGACCCCGAAACAGAAGCCGATGTTCTTCGTTTTGACCACCTTCATTCTACGAGCCGTCCTCCTTATCGATATGCGCGAGGACCATCCTGAGGACGCCCTGCACATCTGTTCCCGTTGTGTCGAGGACTATGGCGTCGGACGGGACGACGAGGGGGGCGATGGCCCGTTCGGAATCGTTCCTGTCCCGCTTTTCCATGTCTTCCCTCACTGCGGACAGGGCGTGGCCCGGGTCCCTCGACACAAGTTCGTTATATCTGCGGTTTGCCCGTTCATCGGGACGGGCGTCGAGGTAGAATTTGATATCGGCGTCAGGGAAAACGACGCTGCCCGTGTCGCGCCCTTCCAGGACCACCTTCCCCTGTCCGGCCAGCTTGCGCTGGATCGCGTTCGCGTAATCCCTCACGACCTGTTTTTGTGACAGAGAGGATGCGAGCAGTGAGATATCGGGCTGCCGGATCTCGCCGGAGATGTCCCTGCCCGCCAGGGCGACCCGCGTATCACCACCGAACTCGAAGGATAGAGGGAGCGTCTGGAGGAGTTCCTCGATGGTCTCCTCGTTCTTCCTCGTCTTGTAGGCGTATGCGATGCCGCGGTAAATGGCGCCGGAATCGATGTACGTGTATCCGGCCGTCGAAGCGAGGAGCCTGGCAATGGTCGACTTGCCGGCACCGCTCGGACCGTCTATGGTGATGATCTTGTTCTTTCTCGGAGTCACGTTGTTTCCCGCAGCCTGAAAAACTGATGCCAGGTAGTCAGTATATACCACTTTTCAGTGAAATTCAAAGCCGAACCCCGCAACACCGCGCGGGGAGAGGGGTGGGAGCGGGGGCAAGCTCAAAGACCTTATCTCACGCCCGTTCGTTGTATTCATCGTGCGGTAAGAGCGGGGGCAAACTCAAAGATATTATCTCTCGCCCGCTTCGCTCAAGACCGCAGAGGACGCAGAGAGAGGAGAAAAGAAAGAAAAGATTGCCGCCGGATTTCGAAGCCTACCAAAATCCGGCGGCCTTCTCGTCCCGCCGTCCCGGCGGGAGAGAAACAATATGGGCTCTTTATCCTGAAGAAGTTATCCCCTCTCATCCCCCCCTGTAGTCATAGGTCCTATAAGTCCTATATGTCTCATAGGTCCTATACCCCATCCTCCAACCCCCATACTACCTTACCCCCCAAGACTTCCATCCCCCCACCTGGAAAGGATTCTTTTCATGTCCCTCCCGTCGCAGACGGGATGCAAGGCCGGCTGGATCTTGGAAGGCTTCGAAATCCGGCCGGATCTTTTCTCTGCGTCCTCTGCGGGCTTGAGAGACGAGCGAAGTGAGGAACGGGCGAGAGGCAAGGCTGTTGTTGAGGCGGCTTAAAGGAGTCTTTTCAGCTCTTCGATGCAGCGAGTGTTCTCGTGGGGGGTGCCGAAGGAGATGCGGATGGAGTCGGGCAGGCCGTAGGCTCCCATAAAGCGCACGAGGACCTTTCGCTCAAACAGCCTTTTCGTGATCTCCTCGGCCCGGGGACCAAGCTTGACGAGGACGAAGTTGGCTTCCGTGGGTGTGTATTCGAGGTTGAGCGCCTTCAGGGAGTCGTAGTAGAAGCTTTTCGCTGCCCTGTTGTTGGCGAGGACGGCGGCGAGGCGAACGTCGTCGTTGAGCGCGGCGCGGGCGGCGAGAATGGCGATGAGGTTGATGCTGAAGGGTTGCTTCGTCCTGTCGAGAAAGGAGACAAGCTCTGCGTCGCCTATCCCGTATCCGACTCTGAGGCCGGCGAGACCGTAGGCCTTGGAAAAGGTCCTCAGGATGAGGACGGGGTGCTCTTCTACAAAGGCGAGTGTTCTGGGGAAGGTCTCGATCTCGGCGAACTCGGCGTAGGCCTCATCGACGACGAGGAGAACGTCGGGCGGGATGGAACCGATGAAGCGTTCGAACTCCTCCTGGTGGTATATGGTGCCCGTGGGGTTCAAGGGGTTGTTGAGGAAGATGATCCGGGTCCGGTCGTCCATCGCGGCCGCTATCTTCCCGAGGTCCGTGGAGAGGTCCGTCAGGGGCACCTTTGTCGTCTCGTACCCGTAGATCCGGGCGGCGATGTCATAGAAGGCGAATGAGGACTCGGTGACGATGACGCCCGTGCGTGTGGCATGCTTCATGGCCCTGAAGGTCATCTCGATCAGTTCGTTGGAGCCGTTGCCGATGAGGAAATTGTCCCCTTTGAGGCCGTAGAGGCCCGCAAGGTCGTCCTTGAGCTCTTTTTCTCCTCCCGGATACCGGTTGATCGCGAAGAGGGCGTCGAGTATGGATTCGAAGACCTTCTCCGAAGGGGGATAGGGGTTCTCGTTGGACGACAGGCGGACCCATCCGTCCTCGTGGCCGTACATGAGGGCCTTCGGGTAGTACGGTATGTTCCTGACACTGTCACTGATGGAGAGCTTCATTGTCCTTACCTTGTTATCTTCCGGATGAGCGCTTCCGCGTTCTGCTGCATGGCGGTGAAATCCTCTTCGCCGAGTCCCGCCCCCAGTGCCACCCTCAGGGCCTCCGCGTCGGTGACGAGGTCCGATGGACTGTGTGAATCGGTGTTGAGGACGAGTTTGGCCCCCGCGGCCTTCGCCAGCTTCGCTACATGACCGTTCGTCAGGGAATGCCCCTTCCTCGTTGTTATCTCCAAAAGGACCCCCCGCTCTTTCGCCGCCTCCACCTCTTTCGGCGTGATGAGGCCGGGATGGGCGAGGATGTCGACACCCGCCTCGATAGCCGCGGCGTTGGTCCCTTCCTCCACGGGCTCCGCGATGGTCTCTCCGTGGACGACAACGTAGGAAAAGCCGAGCCTGCGTGCCAGCGCCGTCAGCTCACCGATCTGCTTCGCCGGACAGTGGGTGAGCTCGGCCCCCGCCACGATCCTCAGGCCCTCGTGCAGCTCGGCGTATTTCAGGAGTTTCAGGATGGATACGGCGACATGCTCTATGGTCGTCTGGTCCACATGGTCCGATATGCCGAGTACCCGATAACCTTTGACCTTTGCCCGGCGGGCGAGTTCGAGGGGGAGGAGTTCGCCGTCGCTCAACAGCGTATGTGTGTGCAGATCGATCATGCTACATCTTGTACTTTCCAAAATCGTCCTGAGAGAGGTTCTCCAGTATGTCCTCCCAATCGGAGCTTTCCGTGACCACCTTGTCGCCTTTCTGAGTGGCGAGGTCCACCTTCGCCGAGCGCTGGATGACGCTTTCCTCGACGAAGATGGGGGCGTTCGTGCGAAGAGCGATGGCGATGGCGTCGCTGGGACGCGAGTCTATGACCATCCTCTTCTTGTTCACGTCGAGGTGGATGAGGGCGTAATACGTGTTGTCCTTGAGGTCGTTCACCTCGATCTTGAGGATCTTTACCCCGAGGCTGTCGAGCAGGTTCTTGATAAGATCGTGCGTCATGGGTCTCGGCGTCT is part of the Syntrophorhabdus sp. genome and harbors:
- a CDS encoding (d)CMP kinase; this translates as MTPRKNKIITIDGPSGAGKSTIARLLASTAGYTYIDSGAIYRGIAYAYKTRKNEETIEELLQTLPLSFEFGGDTRVALAGRDISGEIRQPDISLLASSLSQKQVVRDYANAIQRKLAGQGKVVLEGRDTGSVVFPDADIKFYLDARPDERANRRYNELVSRDPGHALSAVREDMEKRDRNDSERAIAPLVVPSDAIVLDTTGTDVQGVLRMVLAHIDKEDGS
- a CDS encoding bifunctional nuclease family protein — protein: MLKEMKVAGITVDPFTNTPIVLLKDSEEKDVLPIWIGLLEASSIATALENIETPRPMTHDLIKNLLDSLGVKILKIEVNDLKDNTYYALIHLDVNKKRMVIDSRPSDAIAIALRTNAPIFVEESVIQRSAKVDLATQKGDKVVTESSDWEDILENLSQDDFGKYKM
- the hisC gene encoding histidinol-phosphate transaminase translates to MKLSISDSVRNIPYYPKALMYGHEDGWVRLSSNENPYPPSEKVFESILDALFAINRYPGGEKELKDDLAGLYGLKGDNFLIGNGSNELIEMTFRAMKHATRTGVIVTESSFAFYDIAARIYGYETTKVPLTDLSTDLGKIAAAMDDRTRIIFLNNPLNPTGTIYHQEEFERFIGSIPPDVLLVVDEAYAEFAEIETFPRTLAFVEEHPVLILRTFSKAYGLAGLRVGYGIGDAELVSFLDRTKQPFSINLIAILAARAALNDDVRLAAVLANNRAAKSFYYDSLKALNLEYTPTEANFVLVKLGPRAEEITKRLFERKVLVRFMGAYGLPDSIRISFGTPHENTRCIEELKRLL
- a CDS encoding histidinol phosphate phosphatase domain-containing protein encodes the protein MIDLHTHTLLSDGELLPLELARRAKVKGYRVLGISDHVDQTTIEHVAVSILKLLKYAELHEGLRIVAGAELTHCPAKQIGELTALARRLGFSYVVVHGETIAEPVEEGTNAAAIEAGVDILAHPGLITPKEVEAAKERGVLLEITTRKGHSLTNGHVAKLAKAAGAKLVLNTDSHSPSDLVTDAEALRVALGAGLGEEDFTAMQQNAEALIRKITR